A genome region from Cognatishimia activa includes the following:
- a CDS encoding universal stress protein, whose translation MSRPVLCAIDISNTGKDDAVLKEAKRLADLDGAQLDVVTVIPDFGKSLVAGFFDQSHHDDAVASAKTALKEQITASLGADADAAVRHVVATGTAYEEILRVAKETGCGLIVIGAHKPDFADYLLGPNAARVVRHSTCSVHVVR comes from the coding sequence ATGAGCCGCCCAGTCCTATGTGCCATCGATATTTCAAACACTGGCAAAGATGATGCGGTCCTGAAAGAGGCCAAACGGCTCGCGGATCTGGACGGCGCGCAGCTGGATGTGGTCACCGTTATCCCTGATTTCGGCAAAAGTCTTGTTGCGGGGTTCTTTGACCAAAGCCACCATGACGATGCGGTCGCCTCGGCCAAAACTGCGCTGAAAGAACAGATCACCGCAAGTCTTGGGGCGGACGCTGACGCTGCCGTGCGCCATGTGGTTGCGACGGGCACCGCCTATGAGGAAATCCTGCGCGTCGCGAAGGAAACCGGCTGCGGGCTGATCGTGATTGGCGCGCATAAACCAGATTTTGCCGACTATCTGCTTGGTCCCAATGCCGCGCGCGTTGTGCGGCACTCGACCTGTTCCGTTCATGTTGTTCGCTAA
- a CDS encoding response regulator transcription factor: protein MDSPTVFLVDDEEDVRSTLSRALKKRGFSVVSFDSARAFLDQYQNEHGCLVLDYGMPEINGLELQSLMNDTNLTLPIIFISGHGGIPESVQAMKAGAVDFLEKPFRQGDLVACIQTAFARDLDMRAALSAQNDAKARFDRLTSREREIAVFMMENPSNTASKEIGRALDISPRTVDHHRARILEKLELGSVIELVEFSKQFTA from the coding sequence ATGGATAGCCCAACAGTATTTCTGGTTGATGACGAAGAAGATGTGCGCAGCACTTTATCCCGCGCGCTGAAAAAACGCGGCTTTTCAGTCGTTTCTTTCGACTCGGCGCGCGCCTTTCTGGACCAGTACCAAAACGAACATGGCTGTCTTGTGTTGGACTACGGCATGCCCGAGATCAATGGGCTGGAGCTTCAGTCTCTGATGAACGACACCAATCTGACCCTGCCGATCATCTTTATTTCCGGGCACGGAGGTATTCCTGAATCGGTTCAGGCGATGAAAGCAGGGGCCGTTGATTTCCTGGAAAAACCGTTCCGCCAAGGAGACCTGGTCGCCTGTATCCAAACCGCCTTTGCGCGTGATTTGGACATGCGCGCGGCTTTGTCAGCCCAAAACGACGCAAAAGCGCGTTTTGACCGCCTCACGTCGCGCGAACGGGAGATTGCAGTATTTATGATGGAGAACCCGTCAAACACCGCCAGCAAGGAAATCGGTCGTGCTCTGGATATCTCTCCGCGAACAGTCGACCATCACCGCGCACGTATTCTGGAAAAGCTAGAGCTTGGCTCTGTCATCGAACTCGTGGAATTCTCTAAACAATTCACGGCGTGA
- a CDS encoding TAXI family TRAP transporter solute-binding subunit: MSYSKFTAAAATAVALTLSAPAAFAEDFVTIGTGGVTGVYYPTGGAICRLVNKGRKEHGVRCSVESTGGSVYNINTIREGELEFGVAQSDWQYHAYNGTSKFSDAGAFEGLRAVFSVHPEPFTVVARADAGISSFEDLKGKRVNIGNPGSGQRGTMEVLLEAMGWTTGDFALATELKAAEQSAALCDNQIDAMVYTVGHPSGSIQEATTACDSVLVNVGGDAVDGLIADNSFYRSATIPGGMYRGNDADTSTFGVGATFVTSSDVSEDAVYTVVSAVFENFDDFKKLHPAFANLKPEEMATAGLSAPLHAGAAKYYREQGWIN; the protein is encoded by the coding sequence ATGTCATATTCAAAATTCACAGCTGCTGCCGCGACCGCTGTCGCGCTGACACTGTCCGCACCAGCTGCCTTCGCAGAAGACTTCGTCACCATCGGTACCGGCGGTGTGACCGGCGTTTACTATCCAACTGGCGGCGCGATCTGCCGTCTGGTGAACAAGGGCCGCAAAGAGCACGGCGTACGTTGTTCCGTGGAATCCACCGGTGGCTCTGTCTACAACATCAACACCATCCGCGAAGGCGAGCTGGAGTTCGGCGTTGCGCAGTCTGACTGGCAGTACCACGCCTATAACGGCACATCCAAATTCTCTGACGCGGGCGCATTCGAAGGCCTGCGCGCAGTGTTCTCTGTGCACCCAGAACCCTTCACCGTTGTGGCACGTGCCGACGCAGGCATCTCTTCTTTCGAAGACCTGAAGGGCAAGCGCGTTAACATCGGCAACCCAGGTTCCGGTCAGCGCGGCACCATGGAAGTTCTGCTGGAGGCAATGGGCTGGACAACTGGCGACTTCGCTCTGGCAACCGAGCTGAAAGCGGCAGAACAATCCGCAGCGCTGTGCGACAATCAGATCGACGCGATGGTGTACACCGTTGGTCACCCATCTGGCTCTATCCAAGAAGCAACTACCGCTTGTGACTCTGTTCTCGTGAACGTAGGTGGCGACGCGGTCGACGGCCTGATTGCTGACAACTCTTTCTACCGCTCCGCAACCATCCCAGGTGGCATGTATCGCGGCAATGACGCGGACACCTCGACCTTCGGTGTTGGCGCGACCTTCGTAACCTCGTCCGACGTTTCTGAGGACGCGGTTTACACTGTTGTTTCCGCAGTCTTCGAGAACTTCGACGATTTCAAAAAGCTGCACCCAGCTTTTGCCAACCTGAAACCAGAGGAAATGGCGACCGCAGGTCTGTCCGCGCCTCTGCACGCTGGTGCTGCGAAGTACTACCGTGAGCAAGGTTGGATCAACTAA
- a CDS encoding tyrosine-type recombinase/integrase, with protein sequence MTDLAVKKLPLSENGQVTYWDELTPNFGIRCSTRSKSYIVLLGEKRRRKTLGRYPDVSLADARKRAKQLLSRNALEEELVVPVGQEVSFEEARFQFLSDCEGRNKPRTVADYRRLLNKHFNFKTDIMDVSRAQVMKVVSNLSSTPSEQSHAYVAIRTMMNWCVRHGLVEHSVVPPMKQKTAERDRVLSEDELRQVFMRAQETPFPFGPIVQLLILTGQRRTEVGQLRRSWISDDEVVFPKGFAKNKREHRFPLSSMAQRVIADLPNTGDLLFPAATDFEKPFTTWAWHKKRFDEGLDDVEPYTLHDLRRTFATVHAQIGTPIHVTEKLLNHVSGTISGVAAVYNRHSYADEMKDALIEYDAFLENLINS encoded by the coding sequence TTGACTGACCTTGCTGTGAAGAAGCTTCCGCTGTCCGAGAATGGACAGGTGACGTATTGGGATGAGCTCACACCGAACTTTGGCATCCGTTGCTCAACTCGAAGCAAATCCTACATCGTTCTCTTGGGTGAAAAGCGCCGCAGGAAAACCCTAGGACGCTATCCAGATGTGTCATTGGCAGATGCGCGAAAGCGTGCAAAGCAACTTCTTTCCAGAAATGCACTTGAAGAGGAACTGGTCGTCCCAGTGGGGCAAGAGGTTTCCTTCGAAGAGGCTAGATTCCAATTCCTGTCTGACTGTGAAGGTCGCAACAAACCACGCACCGTCGCTGACTATCGCCGTTTGCTGAACAAGCATTTCAACTTCAAGACTGACATTATGGACGTGAGCAGGGCGCAGGTGATGAAAGTGGTTTCTAACCTTTCATCGACACCATCGGAACAATCCCATGCATATGTCGCTATTCGCACCATGATGAATTGGTGCGTTCGACATGGACTGGTTGAGCATTCGGTTGTCCCGCCGATGAAACAAAAGACCGCAGAGCGCGACAGGGTGCTGTCCGAAGATGAGCTGCGTCAAGTCTTCATGCGTGCGCAAGAAACCCCGTTTCCCTTTGGACCCATCGTCCAGCTCCTTATCCTCACAGGGCAGCGCAGAACCGAAGTCGGTCAGTTAAGGCGTTCATGGATTTCAGACGATGAGGTCGTGTTCCCTAAAGGCTTTGCCAAGAACAAACGCGAGCATCGCTTTCCGCTTTCTTCAATGGCTCAAAGAGTCATTGCCGACTTGCCCAATACTGGCGACCTATTGTTCCCAGCGGCAACAGACTTCGAAAAGCCCTTCACAACATGGGCATGGCACAAAAAGCGGTTTGATGAAGGGTTGGATGATGTTGAGCCATACACATTGCACGATTTACGCCGCACCTTCGCAACGGTTCATGCGCAAATTGGGACACCCATTCACGTCACGGAGAAGTTGTTGAACCATGTCAGCGGCACCATTAGCGGCGTTGCAGCGGTGTACAACAGGCATTCATATGCGGATGAGATGAAAGATGCGCTAATTGAGTATGACGCGTTTCTAGAAAATCTGATCAACTCTTGA
- a CDS encoding ATP-binding protein gives MRFSLGFVLAISLAGLQFIAILFVVTTSYVSSERAILEHARGLMERAGANAIEHTKRFLEPAGETTEQARRVLNSGLVGVKDRETMERYFFQLLQTEPQIAGVNYGDEEGNFVYVMKSKGPGPFRTKFITIKNGIREVDYIWRTANYEVVARDKDPLDKYDARTRPWYIEATALDARIWTDPYIFFSSRQPGITVAAPVVLPGKGLQGVVGVDVEISDISRFLSDLRVSESGSAMILSETGSLLAHSDPSQIQVENADGSLSFTNINDVTDPISRAAFENIEGAGSEDFGTQSNFEYEGQEYLGLFAPLAGIDLPWTVAVIAPEDDFIGEIKENRSRNTSIAAIISIFTALAGLALAELILRPVRAFAVRTALVSQGEVSAKAPLPRTYRELSKANKTLIDEIAQRRESEAKVQELSRDLAHFSRVNVMGQMASGLAHELSQPLTAISQNVDAALSTAKQDTPINEDLIAILSELDEQAHQGGDVVRALRGFVRKDEGETAEFDFNELLEQAKRLMRHEAEDHQVKLVYEKAVDPIVVGNRVQIAQVLINLIRNALEAISVAKAADREVTVQTVSKDGKLEVSVTDTGPGVPKDVKLFKQFQTSKEDGMGLGLSISRKIVETNGGRLWHDKTRTPGATFCFTIPRQID, from the coding sequence GTGAGGTTTTCGCTGGGCTTCGTCCTGGCCATCAGCTTGGCCGGGTTGCAGTTTATTGCGATCCTCTTTGTTGTCACCACCTCCTATGTGTCCTCGGAACGCGCCATCCTTGAACATGCGCGTGGCTTGATGGAGCGGGCAGGGGCCAATGCAATCGAGCACACGAAACGTTTTCTGGAACCTGCTGGCGAAACCACGGAACAGGCGCGGCGTGTGCTGAACAGTGGCCTTGTGGGCGTCAAAGACCGCGAGACCATGGAGCGCTATTTCTTTCAGTTGCTCCAGACCGAGCCCCAGATCGCGGGCGTCAACTACGGCGACGAAGAAGGTAACTTTGTCTATGTGATGAAGAGCAAAGGGCCCGGACCGTTTCGGACCAAATTCATCACGATCAAAAACGGTATCCGAGAGGTCGACTATATCTGGCGCACAGCAAACTATGAGGTTGTGGCGCGGGATAAGGATCCGCTGGACAAATACGACGCGCGCACGCGGCCTTGGTACATAGAGGCGACGGCGCTGGATGCGCGGATCTGGACGGATCCTTATATATTCTTCTCCTCACGTCAGCCGGGGATCACCGTCGCCGCGCCTGTGGTTTTGCCGGGCAAAGGTCTGCAGGGTGTGGTGGGCGTGGATGTCGAGATTTCCGATATCTCGCGATTCCTCTCTGATCTGCGGGTCAGCGAAAGCGGCTCTGCTATGATCCTAAGCGAGACAGGAAGTCTACTTGCCCATTCCGACCCAAGTCAAATTCAGGTTGAAAACGCGGATGGATCCCTGAGTTTCACCAATATCAACGACGTGACGGACCCGATTTCACGCGCTGCGTTTGAGAATATCGAGGGCGCTGGATCCGAGGATTTTGGCACGCAGTCCAACTTTGAATATGAAGGGCAAGAATACCTTGGGCTATTCGCGCCTCTTGCCGGCATCGATCTGCCTTGGACCGTTGCTGTGATCGCGCCTGAAGACGATTTCATAGGCGAGATCAAAGAGAACAGGTCTCGAAACACGTCAATTGCAGCTATTATTTCCATTTTCACAGCGCTCGCCGGTCTTGCCTTGGCAGAGCTGATCCTGCGCCCCGTGCGCGCTTTCGCTGTGCGGACTGCGCTGGTGTCTCAGGGCGAGGTCTCCGCAAAAGCGCCTCTGCCGCGCACCTATCGCGAGTTGAGCAAAGCCAACAAAACCCTGATTGACGAAATCGCGCAACGTCGTGAATCCGAGGCCAAAGTCCAAGAACTCAGCCGAGACCTGGCGCATTTCTCGCGGGTGAATGTGATGGGGCAAATGGCCAGCGGCTTGGCGCATGAGCTGAGCCAGCCTCTGACAGCGATTTCTCAGAACGTGGATGCAGCGCTTTCGACCGCGAAACAGGATACGCCCATCAATGAGGATCTGATCGCCATTCTGAGCGAGCTGGATGAACAGGCCCATCAAGGTGGCGATGTGGTGCGCGCGCTGCGGGGGTTTGTGCGTAAAGACGAAGGCGAGACTGCGGAATTCGATTTCAACGAGCTTCTGGAACAGGCCAAGCGTTTGATGCGCCATGAGGCAGAAGATCATCAGGTGAAACTGGTCTATGAGAAGGCCGTTGACCCGATTGTGGTTGGCAACCGGGTACAAATCGCGCAGGTGCTCATCAACCTGATCCGCAACGCGCTGGAAGCGATCTCGGTGGCAAAGGCAGCTGATCGCGAGGTGACGGTCCAGACGGTGTCCAAAGACGGCAAGCTTGAAGTCAGCGTCACCGACACAGGGCCGGGCGTGCCCAAGGATGTGAAGCTGTTCAAGCAGTTTCAAACGAGCAAAGAGGACGGAATGGGGCTGGGTTTGTCCATCAGCCGGAAAATCGTGGAAACAAACGGTGGGCGACTTTGGCACGACAAAACCCGCACGCCGGGCGCGACCTTCTGCTTTACGATCCCGCGCCAGATTGACTAG
- a CDS encoding TRAP transporter permease: protein MTDQKTEGRALSEEELQELVSSSDAGARNPVGHVGTFLAIVAIVWSVFQVVLASPLANYILPGSIINNSRQIHLAFAIFLAFMAYPALKSSPRDYIPIQDWVMAIAGAFIALYGYFFYDKIVNSGGLADNTDKWFALAGLILLFEAARRALGPAMAIIATIFLMYVFFGSSTVVPDVIRWGGASLKKAMSHMWITSEGVFGIALGVSTKFVFLFVLFGALLDKAGAGNYFIKMAFGALGHLKGGPAKAAVVGSAATGLISGSSIANVVTTGTFTIPLMKRVGFSSEQGGAVEVASSVNGQIMPPVMGAAAFLMVEYVGISYVEVITHAFLPATISYIALVYIVHLEAVKRNMPVLGNRVVSMGKTIGGMAAFFVGFALLCYGVQYPVKAITSILPASGLILSALVFLTYVALLYFAAGVPDLEPDDPHAKEVELPVVGEIYKSGLYFLLPIVVLVYFLMIEQKSPGLSAFWATALLFVILLTQRPLKAIFRGESETIERFKDGIVDLLQGLVDGARNMIGIGLATATAGVIVGTVTLTGVGQVMADLVEFLSGGNLILMLVMVGLLSLVLGMGLPTTANYIVVSSLMAGVVVELGAQSGLIVPLIAVHLFVFYFGIMADVTPPVGLASFAAAAVSGGDAIKTGFVAFFYSLRTVALPFVFIFNTDLLLIDVTLAQGILVFVTASIAILVFTAGTMGYFVTKSRIYESVALILIAFSLFRPDFFLDRIQPPFTDVAPTALAQTVENASPGTELRIVVNGPDFDTGDLKDTTLVLAIDDTPAAGRMDAFGLLTFEEDGKLIMEEPLFGTPFATTLQGYDFYADDLVTVKEIKAPADQMPKELLFIPGLILLAFIYFLQRARASKEGVPA from the coding sequence ATGACCGATCAAAAAACCGAAGGCCGTGCGCTGAGCGAGGAAGAACTACAGGAGCTTGTGTCGTCATCTGACGCGGGTGCCCGTAATCCGGTTGGTCATGTTGGCACATTCTTGGCGATCGTTGCCATCGTCTGGTCTGTGTTTCAGGTCGTTTTGGCCTCGCCTCTGGCAAACTACATTCTACCCGGTTCGATCATTAACAATTCCCGCCAGATCCACCTGGCATTTGCAATTTTCTTGGCCTTCATGGCCTATCCAGCGCTGAAATCCAGCCCGCGTGATTACATTCCGATCCAAGACTGGGTCATGGCCATCGCCGGCGCATTCATCGCGCTCTATGGCTATTTCTTCTACGACAAGATCGTGAATTCAGGCGGTCTTGCAGACAATACCGACAAATGGTTCGCGCTCGCGGGCCTTATCCTGCTGTTTGAGGCCGCCCGTCGTGCGCTTGGACCAGCAATGGCGATCATCGCGACGATCTTTTTGATGTATGTGTTCTTTGGCTCTTCCACTGTGGTGCCAGACGTCATCCGCTGGGGTGGCGCATCGCTGAAAAAGGCGATGAGCCATATGTGGATTACGTCCGAAGGCGTCTTTGGCATCGCGCTTGGTGTTTCGACCAAATTCGTTTTCCTCTTCGTTCTCTTTGGTGCGCTTTTGGATAAGGCGGGGGCCGGAAACTACTTTATCAAAATGGCGTTCGGAGCCCTTGGCCACCTCAAAGGTGGCCCTGCGAAAGCGGCCGTTGTTGGCTCTGCAGCCACCGGCCTTATCTCTGGGTCTTCCATCGCCAACGTTGTCACCACCGGCACATTCACGATCCCACTGATGAAACGCGTGGGCTTTAGCTCGGAACAAGGTGGCGCGGTCGAAGTGGCCTCATCCGTCAACGGTCAGATCATGCCCCCCGTTATGGGCGCGGCGGCCTTCTTAATGGTGGAATACGTCGGCATTTCCTACGTCGAAGTCATCACCCACGCGTTCCTGCCCGCGACCATTTCCTACATCGCGCTGGTCTATATCGTTCACCTCGAAGCGGTGAAACGCAACATGCCTGTCCTTGGCAACCGAGTGGTATCCATGGGCAAAACCATCGGCGGCATGGCGGCGTTTTTCGTTGGCTTCGCCCTGCTCTGCTATGGCGTCCAATACCCCGTTAAAGCCATTACATCGATCCTCCCTGCGTCTGGCCTGATCCTCTCGGCATTGGTTTTCCTCACCTATGTCGCCCTGCTCTATTTTGCGGCTGGGGTCCCTGATCTAGAGCCAGACGACCCCCATGCAAAGGAAGTCGAGCTGCCCGTGGTGGGCGAGATCTATAAATCGGGTCTCTATTTCCTGCTGCCTATCGTAGTGCTGGTCTACTTCCTGATGATCGAACAGAAATCCCCGGGCCTCTCGGCCTTCTGGGCAACCGCTCTGCTGTTCGTGATCCTTCTCACACAACGCCCGCTGAAAGCCATTTTCCGCGGCGAAAGTGAAACCATAGAGCGGTTCAAAGACGGAATTGTTGACCTGCTTCAAGGCTTGGTCGACGGAGCTCGCAATATGATCGGTATCGGTCTCGCGACTGCGACCGCAGGTGTTATCGTTGGCACCGTGACCCTGACAGGGGTAGGTCAGGTCATGGCTGATCTTGTCGAGTTCCTCTCCGGCGGCAACCTCATCCTCATGCTTGTCATGGTTGGCCTCTTGTCCCTCGTCCTCGGTATGGGACTCCCCACGACGGCCAACTACATTGTCGTGTCATCATTGATGGCTGGGGTTGTCGTCGAATTAGGCGCGCAGTCGGGGCTGATCGTTCCGCTGATCGCGGTGCACCTCTTTGTGTTCTATTTCGGTATTATGGCGGATGTGACACCGCCGGTGGGTCTGGCGAGCTTTGCTGCGGCTGCTGTGTCGGGCGGTGATGCGATCAAGACAGGATTCGTGGCCTTCTTCTACAGCCTGCGCACCGTGGCCCTGCCGTTTGTGTTCATCTTCAACACTGACTTGCTGCTGATCGACGTGACGCTTGCACAAGGGATACTCGTCTTTGTGACCGCCAGTATTGCGATCCTTGTCTTCACCGCGGGCACCATGGGCTACTTTGTCACCAAAAGCCGTATCTATGAGAGCGTCGCGCTGATCCTCATCGCCTTCTCACTGTTCCGTCCGGACTTCTTCCTCGATCGGATCCAACCGCCGTTCACGGATGTCGCCCCAACCGCGCTCGCGCAGACAGTTGAAAACGCGAGCCCCGGCACCGAGCTTAGGATTGTCGTCAACGGCCCTGACTTTGACACCGGAGATCTCAAGGACACGACCCTCGTGCTGGCGATCGACGACACGCCGGCGGCGGGCCGCATGGACGCCTTTGGCCTCTTGACCTTTGAAGAAGACGGCAAGCTGATCATGGAAGAGCCGCTCTTTGGCACGCCTTTCGCAACCACGTTGCAGGGCTATGACTTCTATGCCGATGATCTGGTGACCGTTAAGGAAATCAAAGCCCCAGCCGATCAGATGCCCAAAGAGCTTCTGTTCATCCCGGGTCTGATCCTCTTGGCCTTCATCTACTTCCTGCAACGCGCCCGCGCCTCGAAAGAAGGAGTTCCAGCATGA
- a CDS encoding aspartate aminotransferase family protein — MSHVFPRNSNKLPPVGKIGAGVHLFDADGKAYFDGSGGAAVSCLGHGDQDVIDAIKSQLDSMAFAHTGFLSSDPAEALADLLVLHAPEGLEHVYFVSGGSEAVEAALKLARQYFVEIGQPQRSKIIARRQSYHGNTLGALAVGGNEWRRAQFAPLLIDVSHISPCYEYREKRDDETTFDFGQRMANELEDEILQLGADQVMAFIAEPVVGATMGAVPSVEGYFKRIREICDKYGVLLILDEVMCGMGRTGTLFAADQEDISPDICTIAKGLGAGYQPIGAMLCSGKIYDAIKDGSGFFQHGHTYVGHPTACAAGLAVVQKLTGGLVDQVASKGQQLTDMLNDAFGQNPLVGDIRGRGLFIGMEFVADRDTKAELDPNHKFNARLKAAAFEAGLICYPMGGTIDGKHGDHVLLAPPFISEPHHFEEVVDKLGAAVAKVSADLGL, encoded by the coding sequence ATGAGTCACGTATTTCCAAGAAATTCCAATAAGTTACCACCGGTTGGAAAAATCGGCGCCGGGGTTCACCTGTTTGACGCGGACGGCAAGGCCTATTTTGACGGATCGGGCGGAGCGGCGGTCTCTTGTCTGGGGCATGGCGATCAGGATGTGATCGACGCGATCAAATCTCAGCTTGATTCTATGGCTTTCGCGCATACCGGTTTTCTGAGTTCAGACCCTGCAGAGGCCCTAGCTGATCTGCTGGTATTGCACGCACCTGAGGGGCTGGAGCACGTCTATTTCGTGTCCGGCGGATCCGAAGCAGTAGAAGCGGCTTTGAAGCTAGCGCGACAATACTTCGTTGAGATTGGCCAGCCACAACGCTCAAAGATCATCGCACGCCGTCAGAGTTATCACGGCAATACACTCGGCGCTTTGGCCGTCGGAGGCAACGAATGGAGGCGTGCGCAATTCGCACCTTTGCTGATCGACGTGAGCCATATCAGCCCGTGCTATGAATACCGCGAGAAGCGCGACGATGAGACAACGTTTGACTTCGGCCAGCGCATGGCAAACGAGCTTGAGGACGAGATCCTGCAGCTTGGCGCGGATCAGGTCATGGCCTTCATAGCCGAACCCGTCGTCGGCGCGACTATGGGCGCGGTGCCGTCGGTAGAGGGCTATTTCAAACGCATCCGCGAGATCTGTGACAAATACGGGGTCTTGTTGATCCTAGATGAGGTCATGTGCGGCATGGGCCGGACTGGGACGCTGTTTGCTGCAGATCAGGAAGATATCAGCCCCGACATCTGCACCATCGCCAAGGGGCTTGGTGCGGGCTATCAGCCGATTGGCGCGATGCTCTGTTCGGGCAAGATCTATGACGCGATCAAAGACGGCAGCGGGTTTTTCCAGCACGGGCATACCTATGTTGGCCACCCAACAGCCTGCGCGGCGGGCTTGGCCGTGGTGCAAAAGCTGACCGGGGGGCTCGTGGATCAGGTGGCCAGCAAGGGGCAGCAATTGACGGACATGCTGAACGATGCGTTCGGTCAGAACCCTCTGGTAGGGGACATCCGTGGACGCGGCCTTTTCATCGGCATGGAATTCGTCGCCGATCGCGACACCAAAGCGGAGCTTGATCCCAACCACAAGTTCAACGCGCGGCTCAAGGCGGCCGCCTTTGAAGCCGGTTTGATTTGCTATCCGATGGGCGGTACGATTGACGGCAAGCACGGAGACCACGTCCTGCTGGCACCACCCTTTATTTCGGAACCCCACCACTTCGAAGAAGTCGTGGACAAGCTTGGGGCGGCGGTGGCCAAGGTCTCTGCGGATTTAGGACTGTGA
- a CDS encoding helix-turn-helix transcriptional regulator, translating into MKILSKKALKELVLYSPQHIARLEKAGKFPKRVTLGPNRVGWVEQEVLDWLEERLLARE; encoded by the coding sequence ATGAAAATACTGTCGAAGAAGGCGCTTAAAGAGTTGGTTCTGTACTCACCGCAACACATTGCTCGACTGGAAAAGGCAGGCAAATTCCCCAAGCGGGTAACGCTGGGCCCTAATCGTGTCGGGTGGGTGGAACAGGAAGTACTTGATTGGCTTGAAGAGCGTTTACTCGCTCGAGAGTAA
- a CDS encoding dsDNA nuclease domain-containing protein has protein sequence MATLKENLVQISQREDSGARTNARYHYQALCGLILVLEEHKKSSEFALVFEFHDDIALLNSPQAPTKVRFYQVKSRQTGNWTSATLTNQPTKKGTKAHSHLGKIYENVLNFGDQVESATFLSNASINFAPADKTKFCLDECDSKTLQAISAKLSAEFSAEDTIKTELIWLEQTDLSLSDTDNHAKGKLETFIVESLGQTVEFSLDALFKAVSEECDRKSREKNVDLSNFSDVVEKRGITKADAQTWIDSVSLTVSCPSWEAIAPDIQMGALPKQRLMREYKAYRIEVLNPNEAVRKARRIIASCLSENDWDELSLNELVQNAYTVVHAEIESELLTATEERIKAMIIYETYSIN, from the coding sequence TTGGCCACTTTAAAGGAAAATTTAGTTCAAATTTCCCAGCGTGAGGACAGCGGCGCTCGAACCAATGCGCGGTACCACTATCAAGCTCTTTGCGGCCTTATCTTGGTGCTAGAAGAGCATAAAAAGAGTTCTGAATTTGCTCTGGTGTTCGAATTTCATGACGACATAGCGCTGCTAAATAGTCCGCAGGCCCCTACAAAGGTTCGTTTCTACCAAGTCAAATCAAGGCAAACTGGGAACTGGACATCAGCCACCTTGACCAATCAACCCACAAAGAAAGGTACCAAAGCACATTCGCACTTGGGGAAAATCTATGAGAATGTTCTCAACTTTGGCGATCAAGTTGAAAGTGCTACTTTTCTTTCCAACGCATCTATTAACTTTGCTCCTGCGGATAAAACAAAATTTTGTTTAGATGAATGCGACAGCAAAACGCTACAAGCTATCAGCGCTAAGTTGTCGGCTGAGTTTTCAGCTGAAGACACAATCAAAACAGAGCTGATATGGCTTGAGCAAACTGACTTGAGCCTTAGCGATACCGACAATCACGCTAAGGGTAAGTTGGAAACATTTATTGTCGAGAGTCTTGGTCAAACTGTCGAATTTTCACTGGACGCATTATTTAAGGCTGTCTCTGAGGAGTGTGATCGAAAATCTCGAGAAAAAAATGTCGATCTAAGTAATTTTTCAGACGTGGTCGAAAAGCGTGGAATCACAAAGGCAGATGCTCAAACATGGATCGACAGTGTTTCTTTGACAGTCAGTTGCCCAAGCTGGGAGGCAATCGCGCCAGACATCCAAATGGGGGCACTACCGAAGCAGAGGCTTATGCGCGAGTATAAAGCTTACCGTATCGAAGTATTAAACCCCAATGAAGCTGTCCGCAAAGCAAGACGCATAATTGCAAGCTGCTTGTCAGAAAATGATTGGGATGAATTGAGTTTGAACGAATTGGTTCAGAACGCTTATACGGTGGTGCATGCTGAAATCGAAAGCGAACTTCTGACCGCAACGGAAGAGCGAATTAAGGCGATGATTATCTATGAAACGTATTCAATCAACTAA